The Bartonella australis AUST/NH1 genome contains the following window.
AGGTTATGAGCAATCAATCTTTAGAGAATTTTCCTTCGCTTAAGCTTTTGTTAAAAAGGCGGAAGCAAAGGCGTTTTGTGATGATTTTACTATGCCTTGTCGTTATGGCAGTTGCAACGGGTCTTATATTGTACGCGATGCGTAATACAGTAAGTTTTTTCCGAACGCCATCTGAAATTACGAGAGAAGATATTTTGACAGGCCGTTCTTTGCGTTTAGGTGGTTTTGTCGAAAAAGGAACTGTGAAGTATAGTGGGAAGACGAAGGTCACTTTTTTTGTGACCGATCACGTGAAACACGAAAAAGTCGTTTTTGACGGCATATTGCCGAATCTTTTCCGTGAAGGGCAGGGTGTCATCGTAGAAGGGTATTTTGATGAGCAGGGTCTTTTTATAGGCACGCGTGTTTTAGCAAAACATGACGAAGTTTATATGCCTAAAGAAATAGCTGATCGTTTAAAGCAACATAGTACGGAGAGGCAATTCGACCGTGATCGTTGAATTAGGCCATATTTTTTTGGTGGCGGCGTTTGCAGTTAATTTATTACAAGCATTTTCACTTACCTTCTGTGCTTTAAGGGGAAAGCGTTTGTTAATGCAGGTAGCGATGCCATTAACGTATATTGCCTTTATATTATTACTCTTTTCTTTTTTGATTATTGTTTATTCTCATGTAGCTTCTGATTTTTCCGTGTTGAATGTTGTTGAAAATTCCCATTCAGAAAAACCACTATTTTACAAGATCGTCGGTGTCTGGGGAAATCACGAAGGGTCGATGCTGCTGTGGGTTTTAAATCTAGCTTTTTTCAGTACATTGGTGGCCTTATTTAGCCGAAAGTTGCCAAAACAGTTTAAAGCATTGGTGTTAAGCTGCCAAAGTTGGATTATAAGTGCTTTTCTTTCATTTATTCTTTTTATGTCCAATCCATTTTTGCGCGTTAATCCGCCAAAATTGCAAGGGAAAGACCTTAATCCCCTTTTACAAGACGTCGCCTTAGCAATTCATCCGCCGCTCCTTTATTTAGGCTATGTTGGTTTTTCTGTTTGTTTTTCTTTTTCGGTAGCTGCGTTAATTACTGGAGATATTGATAAGGTTTGGGCGCATTGGGTGCGGCCGTGGGTCCTTCTTTCGTGGTCTTTTTTAACGCTTGGCATTATGGTTGGATCTTATTGGGCTTATTATGAGCTAGGTTGGGGGGGCTATTGGTTTTGGGATCCAGTTGAGAATGTTTCTCTTATGCCTTGGCTTTCAGGAACAGCTCTTTTGCATTCTGTTATTGTTCTTGAAAAGCGGAGTGCGTTAAAGAGCTGGACTTTATTTTTAGCTATTCTTACTTTTTTTCTTTCTCTTATAGGAACTTTTCTGATTCGCTCGGGTGTCTTGATATCTGCCCACAGTTTTGCTGTTGACCCTGCTCGGGGGTGGGCGATTCTCGCTATTTCATTTTTTTTTATAGGTGGGGCTTTACTTCTCTACGCTTTGCGTATGCCTACTTTGAAGACAAACAAATTCATTCGGCCAATTTCACGTGAAGGCTTCATTGTTTTAAATAATTTGTTTCTCATAACAGCAACAGCGACGGTGTTGATTGGTACACTCTATCCCTATTTTTTCGAACTATTAACTGGACACAGAATTTCTGTAGGGGCTGCCTTTTTTAATTTTACAGTAGGACCTTTAGCAGTATTGCTATTGTCGTTGATCCCATTTGGGACAATAATAGCGTGGAAACGCGGTGATTTTCTCGCAGTTTTTGAACGGTTATGGCTTATCTTCGGATTAGCCAGTATGGCTTGTTTTATGACACTTTACGCAACATCTTGGCGTGATATCATTGCGGCCGTTGGGATTGGACTTTCAGTTTTCGTTACTTTAGGTAGTCTGGTTGACCTTTGGGTAAAGAGCGGCCATCACAAAATCCCTTTATTGGTGCGGGCTAAGAGGCTTGGGGGGCTGCCATGGTCTGTATTTGGTTCTACGTCTGCGCATATGGGGTTAGGTGTTACATTATTTGGCATTATTTACGTCGCGGCTTTTGGGCAAGAGCGTATTTTAACTATGCAAATAGAGGATACGGTCGCAATTGCCGGCAAAATTATTCGTTTTGATGAAATACGTAATATTGCCGGCCCAAATTATTCTGAAACTCAGTTCAATTTTAAGGTGTATGAAAATAAAAAATCGGTACGCATTGTAACAGCATCGAAGCGATTCTATCCGAGTCAAAATATATCTACAACGGAAGTCGGCATTCGAAGTTACGGCTTTTCTCAAGTTTATATCGTGGCAGGCCACGTAGATAGTCAAGGGCTTTCTGTGCATATTTATTGGAAACCTTACGTAATTTGTATTTGGCTTGGTGCATTGATGATGGCCGCGGGGGGCTGTTTTTCTCTTTTCGCTTATTGGGAACGTATGGATATGTGCCGACAGATAGCCTCTACTCGTAAATGCGCTAAGGGGAGATTAAGATGAAAAAGTCTTTCTTTTGGGCTTTAATTTTTTATCATTATCCTTCCTGGGTTGGTGGAGGCAATAGAGCTATATGAAGTCTTAAAGGATCTATGACTGGAATCGCGCACTCGTGATATTTCTTTGTATTTGCGTTGTCCGGTTCATCAAAATCAATCGATTGATGATTCAGACGCCTCATTAGCATGTGATCTACACCTTTTTAGTGCGCAAACATTTAAAAATAGGCTATAGTGATCAATAGATCACCGATTTTCTTATAGCATGATACGGTGAATTTATTTTACTGAAGCCGCCGTTCAATAAAGCAATGTGTTTTTTATAGACACCACCCTTGATAATTATAACCATTGGTGTGGACATTATATTTTTCAGAGTAAGGCGGTGCAGACACAAAAAAATAATTATTTAAAATGTTGATGAGGGAAAATAATTAAAAATACTAGCAGACTTGGGAAAATGAAAATATCGTCGCGAAAAAAGAAACTGTATGAGTTTAAATTAATGATTAAGTTCTATTTATAATTGCTAATTACTGTCCGCTGCTCGTTTGTTTAAGCTTACAAAAATTTAACAATTTAGACAGAAAACGGCAAGGTCTGATATTTTATTATCAATTCCGCTAATGGTGAAATATTACTGAATAGGA
Protein-coding sequences here:
- the ccmE gene encoding cytochrome c maturation protein CcmE, with protein sequence MSNQSLENFPSLKLLLKRRKQRRFVMILLCLVVMAVATGLILYAMRNTVSFFRTPSEITREDILTGRSLRLGGFVEKGTVKYSGKTKVTFFVTDHVKHEKVVFDGILPNLFREGQGVIVEGYFDEQGLFIGTRVLAKHDEVYMPKEIADRLKQHSTERQFDRDR
- a CDS encoding heme lyase CcmF/NrfE family subunit codes for the protein MIVELGHIFLVAAFAVNLLQAFSLTFCALRGKRLLMQVAMPLTYIAFILLLFSFLIIVYSHVASDFSVLNVVENSHSEKPLFYKIVGVWGNHEGSMLLWVLNLAFFSTLVALFSRKLPKQFKALVLSCQSWIISAFLSFILFMSNPFLRVNPPKLQGKDLNPLLQDVALAIHPPLLYLGYVGFSVCFSFSVAALITGDIDKVWAHWVRPWVLLSWSFLTLGIMVGSYWAYYELGWGGYWFWDPVENVSLMPWLSGTALLHSVIVLEKRSALKSWTLFLAILTFFLSLIGTFLIRSGVLISAHSFAVDPARGWAILAISFFFIGGALLLYALRMPTLKTNKFIRPISREGFIVLNNLFLITATATVLIGTLYPYFFELLTGHRISVGAAFFNFTVGPLAVLLLSLIPFGTIIAWKRGDFLAVFERLWLIFGLASMACFMTLYATSWRDIIAAVGIGLSVFVTLGSLVDLWVKSGHHKIPLLVRAKRLGGLPWSVFGSTSAHMGLGVTLFGIIYVAAFGQERILTMQIEDTVAIAGKIIRFDEIRNIAGPNYSETQFNFKVYENKKSVRIVTASKRFYPSQNISTTEVGIRSYGFSQVYIVAGHVDSQGLSVHIYWKPYVICIWLGALMMAAGGCFSLFAYWERMDMCRQIASTRKCAKGRLR